The nucleotide sequence ACCATCCCGTTCAGGTTGTTGTCGGTCAGCAGGTTGTTGCGGATCAAAGCACCCTGGTTATCGCCCAGACCTGCCTGCAGATTGGCACTGCCGGTCGAACGGCCCCAGTCGTCGATCAGCTTGTAATCGAGCGAACTGGTATCGACGCTTAACACACTGGCTTCGTTGTAGCGGAAGTTGTTGCCAACAATGACTGGCTGAGCACCGCGTACGAAGACCACGGCGTCATCGTTCGACATGTGACCGGCACGGGTCGCACCACCGGTGTTGCTACCCTGACCGTCGTCGTTGTACTCGAATGTGCTGTTGGTAATACGAACGTGGGCCTGGTGAATTTCAACCGCGTTGAAGTTGGCCAAACCACCAGCAACCGTCGAGTCACCACCACCGTAGGCGATGATGACATTGTCGAGGCTACCTGACGACACGTGAGCGAAGTAGATACCGCTCCAGTCGCCTGGGGTTGGAACACTCAGGTCACCGTTGTTGTTCGTGTCGAACGTGCCACCGAACCCGAATCGGTCGTCCAGCAGCGAAGTGAAGACCACCGGTCGGCCAGGGGCACCTTCGGCGATCAGGTTGGCACCCATTCCGACTTCAATACGAGCGTTGAACAGTTTGACCACCACGTTCGGGTCGACCACCAGGCTGGCGTCAAAGCGAGCATGGTAAAGCTGTTCGATTGCGATGCCACCATCTGGGTTGACGGTGAACATGTTGTAAGTACCCGAGATTTCAACCACGTTGCCAGTCGCGGTGGCAGCGATGTCGAGGATCGGGCCTGGCGAACCGGAAAAGAGTTCGGCTCGACGGAAGTAGTTGATCAAGCGGGCGACTTCACCGGCGATGTCGGCTTCGGTATGGAAGACGCTCAGCGGGATTTCGTAGGTCGCGCCCGTTGGGTTGTTCGTGAAGACGATATTCAACGTACGGATCTGGTTCGTCGAAGAAACCGCGTTCACAACAATCCGGTCACCGACCTGAATACCCTGCAGCTGATCGATCTTGATGACCTCTTGATCGCTCGAGGTCATGCCGCCTGGGGTCGAGGTGATGTAAAGCGTGTCCTGGATGACGTAGACGATGTCGGTATCGTCGAAGCGGCCAGCCACGGTCAACGTGTCCACTGGCTGCCCAGGCGTGGTACTGATACGAACCTGGATACCGTTGGTCGAGTTGTCGACGATTCGGTTACCGAAGATATCGGGACCGACACGGGTCACGTCTGGCGTGAACTGCGCGACGACGCCGTCGTAAACGGTGTAGCGGCTTTCTTCAAAGCTGTTCGGGTCTGCCGACAAGGCCGAGTTCGAGTTCAGGTGAATCACGTTGTAATTCACCGTCGGACGAGCTTCTTCCATGTAGATTGGCGACAGGTTGACCGAGGCACCGTTCACACGCACCACACCACCGGCGTAGCGAATGTCGGCACCAATGATCGAGTCGAGGAAGATACCGGCGTCTTCGTAGCTGCCGCGACCTTGTTGCTTGTCGATCTGCTGGTTGAACAGAATACCGCCCCAGTTACCAGCACCGGCGTTGGCCTGGGTGTTGCTGGCGTGACCAACCTGGTCGGTCGATCCAGTCGAACCGTTGAGGTAGGTGGTTTCACGGTACGAAGTCATCGTGACGCGAAGATTCTTACGGTCGGTATCTTCGATCACGTTACCATTGGCATCAGTGTACGCATCGAAACGTTCTGGAATCCCGAGAACCTGCAGCGACGAGAAGCTGTTGTCGCTGGTCACCGTGGTGCTACCGACCTGAATGCTGGCGTTCGAGAACTTCAGGATCGCCCCCGCATCGATCATCATCGTCACGCCCTGCGGCAGGATGATGTCGCGGCCATCTTTCAGGGCCTGCGTGGTGTTGAACGGGTTCTGACCGATCAGATAGGCAACATTGTCCGCCAGAATGTTCTGGTCGTCATCTGGCTGAATACCGACAACGCGGATTACGTCGCCCCGACCCGAAGCGGTCGCAGCAGCAATCGCCGCGGCGATCGTCTTGAATGGCTGCGTCAGCGAGCCCGTTTCACCGACACCGTTGTACGAAGCATCCACGATGAACGTACGAGGTGTCGCGTCATCCAGGTTGGCGTCTTGAGTTGGTTCAGCACGGAACCAGAAGTTGAAAGCCCCGCCGGCGACACCATCGAGGTCGCCGTCCAGTGCGGCACCTGCCGAGGTACCACCAGTGATCAGCAGAGCCTTGTTCTGGATAATGCCCGAGGACAGCGAGATGGGCGACGTCGCGCCTAGGTTGCCCAGTTCGATACGGTTGCCATTGGCACTGGCATAAACGGTGAAGTCAGCCGAGTTAATTGCACTGACCAGGGCGGCAACCACTTCACTTTGCAAGGCGTTGGCCAGGAACTGGACCGCAACGTTGTTCGGGTTATTGAGACTAGCCGGATCGCCTTCCGTCGCGACGATGTCGATCTCGAAGGTGATCGTCTTGGTGCCATCCTTCAGCGTGATGGTATCGCCATCCTGGAAGCCAGCACCACCGGTGCGGACGACCATGGTGCTCAGTTCCGAGACCGAAGCACCCGTGTCTCGCAGGGCATCGTTGGCGGTTGGCGTGAAGCGAATCTGAAGGTTGTAAGCACCTTCGCTGGTACCACCGAAACCAGAGTCTTCGATGTTCGGATCGTAGACGTTATTACCGCTGGCCGAAACGCCAATGAAGTAGACGCCAGGTTCCAGGGTCATCTGCAGGAACGAGTCTTCGCTGAAGTAGTCGTCGTTGCGACCGACCACCGAGTAGCTGCCGTTACCGTTCAAACGGTATAAAGTCAGAGCGGCATCCAACTGGCTGGCGTCGGCCAGACGTTCGGCGACGATTTCCGCCGACAGCGTGCCCGTTTCACTGATCTCGAAACGATACATGTCGATATCGATGACGTCTGGACGATAGAGGTGCTGCAGGTGGTTGATATCGAAGTCACCAGGCAGCAACGTTTCGACACTGTTGACGTAGCTGTAGTTGCCATCTGCCTCGTCGTCGGCACCCATCAGGGTTCCTGGTGGCAGATCGTAGGTGTGATCTAGTCCCAGCAAGTGACCAATTTCGTGGAAGGCGGTCCTCTGCCATGCAGCGCCCAATTCGTCGTCACCAACCCCGTTGTGGTCTGCCAGTTCCATAATCGCCAGGCGACGCTCATCCGGCAGGTTCGATTGACCGGCCAAACCGGCAACACCACCCTCACCCGTGATGATGTTCGGGGAAATCGCACGCAGGTCGCCGGTGACGATACCGTAGTCCGCTTCGATGCTGTTCGGGACTTCGACGAAGGTCACGCCAGCGTAGAAGCCGTAGATCTCGAAGATCTCGCGCGCACGCTGCTTCTGAGCTTCGGTGATCTGGTTGTACAGCGCGGTCTGGCTGGTGCTACCGGGATCGTAGCCGTAAATGTCTGGGAAGTTGTAGGTGATGACTTCAACGCCATAGCCATTGGTATCTTGAGCACCATCTTCCAAGTGCTCTTCACCACTAACTTCGATGTCGCGATGACCTGGTTCGTCGTTACCGCCTGGCAGTGTAAGGTCGTACGAAGTGTTGTTGCGAATTTCGCTGGAGATGATGATCGACTGCGATCGATCGACGATGATACCAGTCGACTTGGTACCGACCGTCATCGTGACGCGGTTTTCGACGGTGCCACGCAGCTTGGTGCGGGCTTCGCTATAACCGGAGACTTCGCTTGCGGTGGCGTTCAGTCCCGAGTTATTGATCGCAGCGCGGATCGCAGCGGCCAGATCGACCGATGTCGGACCGATCAGGCTCATGTTGATAATCGTGTTGCCGCTGGTTCCGGTGCCATCGATCGAAAGCTCGAAGGTAACCGAGTTCGTGCCATCGTTGATGGTGAACGTGGTGCCGTGCAGTGCGGCACTTGGCACCTGCGTTACAAGGAACTCGTGGTTGCCGTTAAGCAGGTTGGCATTGGTATATTCTTCGATCCCTTCAGGACCCTGCAGCGTGCCGCTCGAGTTCGACAAGTCGTAGGCAGAATCGAAGCTAGTGCCTGGGTTCGCTGCCCCTGGGATGGTCAGATCAAGAACCTGGGCGTCCTTCGAGATGATACCGCGAACGCCAATCTGCAGACGGAACACCGTGGCGAAACCGGCATCGGCGTAAGCAGGATCGACCAGCTTGTCGATGTCGTTGGCGAAAGTCAGAATGGCCCTGTCCAATTCGGCATCGTATTCCACCGAAGTTGGATAGAAGGCGAGCTCGCCTTGGGCATTGCCCAGGTCAGCATTGGTCGAGTTTGCGTCGACTGGCTGCTGGAAGGTCAGCTGGTAGTAATCTGGGTTTACGGCCAGCTGGGGATCAAGATCGTCGTTGTTGAAGTAGACGTAGACCTTGTCGGTCTGCATCACTAGCTCGCCAGTGACATCGTCACGTTCGATTGGCTGTGGAACGACCGACATCACCTGAGGTGCCAGGTTCAGCTCGAAATTACGGGTGAACGGAGCAGCCGTTTCGCCTGCCAGGTTCTTCAACGCGTCGGTAATTTCGATACGGTACAAGTCGTCTGGCAGTGCTTCCCCAAATCGCACCACGACCTGATTCGGCTGATCGCCAAAGCCGATGAAGCCTTCAAAGTTCGAGCCGGCACCGGTGATGATCACATCGTCCGCCGTTCCCAACTGACCATCCTGGCCAGCACGCGTGATGCGGATCCCATCGGCCAAAGTCGACTCGTCCAGGAAATCGGTCGCGATCACTGGATCGGCGAAGTTGAACGTCAGCGAGCGTGGGGAGATGCCACGAATGTCCCCTTCTTGCAGCAGTTCGCCACTGTTGGGCTGGATGCCCACTAGCTGCGGAGTCGTGAGCAATTGACGCGTTTCCAACGCCTCATGTTGCATGACTCGCTTCTTGGTTTGCCGAAGCATTCGGTTCTTTTTATTGAGATCGCGGCGCTGAGCTCGGGTTAGCTTACTCGCATGACGAACGGTCATTTGGCAAACCTTTTTATCTTCAGTTAAAGCTGAACTTGTATGTTGAGTTGTTACAGCGACTTCGTGTCGCAATTCGGGAGGGAAGCCCCGGAATCAAAAATCAGGGAAGGCAAACGCATCGTGGCGAAATACCCGACATTTAGGATGATCCATGTCGGATTATAATTACCCAAATTAACACAGCAACTTCTATCGGGGGGATCCACTCCATTTCCCCCAGACATTAAAGGCGGCGGGTTCCTTAGACTCCTGACCAGGCTCGGTTCATGAGTTGCCCTCAGGATTTCTACTTAACTAGCTGACCTTGAATGACTTAGAAGGTTGCCCTGAAGCCCCCCACACTCGATGAACTCTGAGTAGAGAAGGACCCTGTCGACGTTTTGACGCGGGCACCCGGCAGCTAGTTCCCGTATTTCCCCTAGAATCTGGCCAATCCAATCAAATCGCGCTAATCTTCCAGCACCACCTTGGCCGAGAGGCAAAGTCAATCCTGACGCCGGACGTTTAGCGCAAGCGCATAAGAAAAGCCTCCCCGGTCTGGGGAGGCTCTTTTGATTTCTGAATTGGGCAAAACAGCCTGAAACCGGGTGTTTAGAGGCTAATCAGCTCGTTCTGCCATTCGTCGTCGGCGAACAGGTCGTCGCTGGCATCCGAAGAATCTTCTTCCAAGAGATCGACTCCGTCATCATTCGACCAGAGCAGATCGGACTGATCTTCGCCGAAGGCAGCCAAGGTTTGATCGGTGATGGATGGCTCGAAGGACAATTCCCCTTCACCTTCCAGAATTGCACCGGTCGCTGACGACGAACCGTCGGTGACGATCGGCTGGATTGTAACCAGGTTCGAGGCCGAAGCCGAGCTCGACTTGCTGCTCGATGACGAGGTCAACACAGCCGAAGTCGTGGAACTGCTCGAGGTCGATTCCGTCATCGTTTCGATGGCCGAATCGGTCGAAGAGGCCAGATCCGAGTAGGATTCACCCTCCGTTCGCGTGATTGGCTGACGCATCAGGGACAACAAGCGAATCAAGTCCGCATTGTTGAAGCGACCGTCGCCGTTCACATCGATGAATCGCTTGAAGCCAGCGGTCGCTGCCCCCATTTCTGGCAAGTCACGAGAACCAACCGTTCGCAGTTCCGCGATGACCGAAGCCAGGTCCTGGCCGGTCAGAATGCCGTCGTTGTTCACGTCGCCAGGGCTTGCCCCAGACGAATTGAAGAACGTTGCCACCGACGAACTGGTAACCGCATTCACGGGGAGTGCGGAAGTATCCAAAGCAGTCACCAAAGTTACCGTCGCAATTGCCGTGTTGCCGGCCGTGTCTTGAACGGTGTACTGGAAAGTGATGTCTTCGGTCAGATCGATCACGCCGGTCGCGTCGAACAAGATTCGCGTGCCATCTGGCGATACCGTGATGTCGAGACCAGGCGTCAAAACGGGACTGATGTTGGTCACGCTACCAGGAACGATCGTCAGCGTACGGTTGAAGTAGCTGCTATCGTTGGCCAGGACATTGAAGTACTGTCCGGCGGTGTCGTCTTCGTATTCGAAGATGTCGTTGCTGGCGTACAGACCCGGATCGGGATCTTGCGAGATGAAGATCTCGTAGTCTTCGATTTCGCCGAAGATGTCGTTGGCATCAGGAGCGATGTTCAAAGTGGGTCCAACGCGGAAGCGGATATCAACCGCCAGGCGAGCTTCTTCTGGCAGGAACGAATCGTCGAACACCCACGATGGAATCACGAAGGTGTAGTCGTGCGTTCCCATTTGCATGTGAACATTCTTGAAGATTTGTTCACCGGCGTCGTTGAAGTCGCCATCTTTGTTCAAGTCGATCCATGCATTCAGCACGGTATTCGAGTATTCGACACTCGACGTGATGCTGATCGTATTGGTCCCGATCTGGATACCGTTTCCGAAGAAGACACCATCGTCGACAACCGGGCTGTCACCCAGGAAGGCGCCATCGGCGATCGGAACGGTACCACCGATACCACTGTCGCCCGAGTCCGTTCCGGCGATCACGCCAAAGCTGATTTCGGAAGACGCTTCTGCGGAACCATCAGGATTGATTGTGACGGTAATCGGCGTATCGGTCGTGACCACATAGCCAGCGGTCGGAACCGGTAAGATCTGGAACTCGCCCGAGAACGCCGATCGCATCACGAAGCGACCAAGATCGTCCGAAGTAGCGGTTGGTTCACAAAGACCGATCTGGCCGTCACCGTTGTAGTCGATGAAGAATCGGATTCCGGCAATCCCCGCTTCACCCGCGTCCTGAACACCGTTGAGATTCAGGTCCTGGAAAGCCGTCCCCAGAATGCCCGAAGTCACGCCACCGAGCACGTCGGAAGCCAAGACCAGTTGGTCGTTGTCGAAGGCGATGCCTTGGGCACCAACCGAAATGAATTCGTCGTCGTTACGGACTTCAAAGCGGAACAAGTCCGAGTCGTAACCGGTGAAGTACTGTCCGGTCGCAGCTGCTTCCGCCATGGCATCGGTGATGCCGACCATGCTGCCTTCCGCGGTGATCATGTAGTTCTGCGGTGGAGCAGCGTTGACAAAGTCAGCCGAGGCGAGCGTGCCAGATGGCAGGAACTCGTAGTAGGTGTCGTCGCCGCCGGAAGCACCAACCCATAGATCGAGGCCCAGACGATTCACGGCTTGCGTGATCGCCGATTCGGCATCGGCCCAGTACTGCATCTGAACGGCAGTCATACCGTTGGTCACGGCGTTTTCGCCCGACAGGACGATCACGAGGTCGTGAGTCAGCAGCTCTTCAAAATCGCCGATACCGAAGTAGTCGATATTATAGAAGTCGGTTCGTTCGTAACCGGTGGCCGAAGTCGTACCATCGGAGAACGACCAGTTCACCAAACCGTTACCGACCACAGCGATCGAATAGTCTTCCTTGGCGATTTCCGCCAGCGTTCCCTTACCACGCAAGTAGTCGAGGATCGCGTAGTCGTAACCAAGTTGACCTGGCTGGTCGCCATCGAGGATCGCATGCGTGCTGGCGAAGAAATTCGCACCCACCGCGCCGGCGAAGGACGTCGTTCCTTCTGGCAGAGCGACGCCGCAAGCGTCTGTTGAGCCAGACGAACCACCATCACCACCGCCCGAACTCGTACCTGGAGTAGCATTCACCGCGGCTAGTGCGTTGACCAAACCGTAGCCGGTCTGGATATCAGGGCCCGAGGTGGCCATGTCGGTCGCCGTCGCGCCAAGGATATCGTAGATGTTCTCAGGCGTGAGGCTCGAGTTCTTCTGCAGCATCAACGCGGCAACGGCGGCAACGTGTGGAGCTGCGGCCGAGGTACCACCGAAGTTCGGGAAGCTATCGGCATCCTCAACAACATCGAAGGCAAAGAACGTATTGTTGCCGTCGTCTGGGCCGACGAAATCAGGCGTCATACGAATCTCGAACGTCGAGAGTCGGTTACCGGCGGTATCGTAGTAGGTCGGAACACCACCAACCGAAGAGTACGACTGCTTGACCGGAGGATTCGTACCGAATTCTGGCGTGTCATAGAAGCCAGCAGCACCAACGGCAGCGGCTCCCTTAGCAGTTACGTGACCGACGGCGGTACCGCTGTTGGTGAAGTACTCGTTGAAGGTGACACCCGGGTCAGCAGCCCAGACGTTGTACTTCAGCATCGTGGCGTCAACACCGGAGAATTTAGAAATCACGATGTGAAAGCTCGTCAGGCCGGTGTCGTTGTCGAATTCCAAAAATTCGATCGCGTCCGAACCCACGTTCGCGAAAACCGAACTGGCAACGACTTCATCGTTGTCGTCCAGCAGGTAAATGTCGTAGTCGCTTTGCGAACCAAGACCGCCTGCCGAGGCGAATGGCTGATCCCACTGCAGCACCAAAGCAAAATAGGTTCCCCGAGGAATCGTAACGCTTTGGCGGGTATCGATACCGGCACCTGGATCGAAGTCGTGCAGTTCGCCGAGATCATCGTCGATGATCACGCTTGGCTGGTAAGCAGCCTGATAGCTTTCGGTACCCGAGTTGCCAGCGGCGGTGAAGTACGAAACGCCCTGGGCAACTACCATATCGATCGCCTGGGCGATGATACCGTCCTGGAACCAAGGTTCGTTGGCATAACCAACGTCGTCGACGATGATGTCCGCCCCAGCTGCGGCCAAGGCAAGGATACCAAGGGCGAAGTCGAGGTCCGATTCCCATGCGGTATAAAACAGAATGTCAGCACCAGGGGCCACATCGTGCACGATTTGAGCCATCGCGCGGCCTTCGTCTGGCAGCGAGCCGACGAGGTCGGCTGGATCGGTAACGTCTTTCAGAATGGTGACGTTGGCTGGCAGGTCGTCGTTAGCGATGTCGCCCGCCATGCCGCCCAGCGCGTCGAACGAGTTCGACAGAATACCGACCGAGATGCCGGTTCCATCAAAACCCAGGCTGGCCCGGACTTCATCCGACTGCATTACTGCGTCGCCCTGGCTGGTCGTTAGCCCCGCATTGGCCGTCGGGGTGGTCACAGCGGCGACCGAAAGAATGCTGTCAACCGATTCGAGGGATTCGATCTTATCGAGCGTGATTCGAGCCGAAACAATCCTGCCGAACGACTGCGTGTCGGTGGCTCCGAGTTCATTCAGATCAGCGATGACGGCGTCGGCCGTGGTCGCTGCAATTGCTCGAATAAGAATTGTGTTACCGTCGACCCGGGTCGAACGAACATCGATGGTGACGTCGCCGCCATCGTAGTTGGGGTCGGTGACCTGAGCATTATATTGCCGAACGACACTGACCAGGTTCGTGCTGAACTTGGTCCATTCGTTCTCGGACTTCTGCTCGACGCCATCTGCGAACGTGACCGTCCCTGGAATGTCGATCGCAACATCACCCGTCAACAGATTTCGGGTTTCCAACGCCTCGATCTGTTGCATGCGGGTTCGTTTCTGGCGTTTGATTCCACGTTTCATGGAAACACTCCTCACCTACGATGAATCTCAAGTTGTTCTGATGAAATGGACGGGAGACCAGTCATTTCGATGAGCACAGTACCCGGTCGGCGATCTTGCCTTCCGAAACCGCTTTGGGAGCGAACCAACTGCCCCTGTCTTGGGCCGCTCACACCACTCACCTGTCGGCTTTGCCCCGCCATTTAGGTAGTTCTGCGGAATATACTTAGACTGACATTAGTCGCGAATGTTCCGTTTTTCTACCCATTTCCCCGGAAATCGACAAAAACGATTCCCCCCGACAGAGCCGTCTCTGCAGAAAGAATCGTTCTATATGTCCATCGAGCGCAAAAAAATAGGGCCGGCAAGTTGCCGACCCTATTAGCGTTTCTGATAGTCGAGCTAATTGGTAGGTCTTACCAGGTGTACTCGAAACCGACCGTTGGACCATGGTAAAGAGCGTTACCGTTGTCGTTGATGTTCGCTGCACGGCCCGCCAGAGCGGTATTCAGCGGAACGGCTCCACCGGTCTGGAAGTTGAAGGAATCGCTACCCAGTGCCACACCGTCGATGTAGACGATCTGGTAACCGGCTCGCAAGGTACCGCGAGGAACGATGCGGAAGGTGCTCAGGAAGCCAGCTTCCAGAACCATCGAGGCTCGACGCTGGGCGGTCGTTTCCTGGATGTTAATACCACCAAAGTTGATATTCGATTCCTGTGTTGCACGGTTGCCGTAGACACCGATCTCACCGAACAGCGACAGCGTCCAGCGAGTGGTCAGCTTCAGAGCCGAGTCCGTACCCCACTGCACACCGAACAGGTCGTTGTCAGCGTCGACGATATATTCGAGGGTGCCACCGCTCCCCTGAGTGTTCAGGACGGCGTCGTCGTCAACTCGAACGTAGCGGATACCAACCCACCACGAGCTTTGCCACCAGCAGTTAGCTGAGGTGAAGAAGCGGCGGTAGTTCAGCTCGAACGAATCGAAGCGGTTCGACGAGGAGTACAGCATCAGGTCGCCACCGTCGGTTTCAGCGTAACCACCAACCGGATCGGTACCGAAGTCCGAGAAAGGCGAGAAGAGGTTACCGTTACCGTAAGCTCCTTGCTGCGAAGCCCAGTTGCCCATGCCCATGTAGCTGAACTCGAGGTTGCCACCTGGGGTGAAGGCTCGATTGAGCGACATGCGGACGCCACCTTGGTTGGTGAAGTCGACGTCGTCCGTATCGAGAACCGGGTTATTCGCACCACCCTGGGAAGCCAGAACGATGTTGTTATTCCCTGGTTCGTAGATAAAGAAGGTCGCGTCGACAACCACGTCGGCCCAGCGAGGAGCACAACGGCCACCGAAGGCCGAAAGGTCCCAGGCGTTGCCGATACCGCGGCTGAAACCGCAGTACATGCCGCCACCGGTCAGTCCGCAGCAGCCGCCGCAACCGGCTCCGCCACAAGCACTGCAACCGTTACCGAGACCACCGAGGTGACCTCCGCGGCAGCTTTGGCAGCCTGCACCGCCACACGACTGACAGCCGTAGCCGCCGAGGTGACCTGCAGGCATGACATTCGGATCCATCATTGGCTGGCCAGGCCCGGCCATGCCGTACCCCGGACCCATCGGCATGCCATAGGCGGCCGGCGACACTCCGTTGGGAGCGTATCCTGCAGCCATGCCTGGCATCATCATCTGGCCGTAAGGATCCATGGCCACATAGGGGTTCATCCCAGGCTGCATCTGCGGCCCTGGCTGGCCTTCAGGATGACGTTCGACACGCCAATCGCCGCTGGCGATATGGGTGACGGCAGACGTTTCCTGACCGATCGTCTTTTGACCGGTTTGGTTGGCATAGGTTGTCTTGGCAGCGTTTGCCTGGCCGGCAAAAAGCACTGTGGACAACGTTAAGGCAGTCCACAAGGTAGTGGCTCTCATGGGTTCCTCTTTCGCAATCGAAAGGCAACTGGATGGCCCAGTGGTCGACAACGGTTGGTGAATGAGCGGCCGGAAGTCAAATAACAGACCTCCAGCGTGTATCAGGTTGAGTTTTCGATACCTTCAACACAAACGATCGGCACGGAAACGCAGGCAAAACCAACACTTTCAGCATGAGCCGCAGATATTTTGCAAATTAACAAGATTACCAATCCTGCTAGCAAGAGGGTCCGTCGGATCATCGCGGGCTGATTTATAGGGAAAGCGGCGTTTACCCTATAATTTCCAGGCAATTTGCACACTTTCGAGCCTTTCCAGAGGCTCAATTCACTTGACTGGCGTATATCTCTGCGGACTGATCGATCGGGCTTCGCCGAGCTGTTTCAGGTTCTTCAGACACTTATCACAAGTCGGAACGTTCGATTTCCGGCGAACTATTTGCTTTCCTGGCGCAACACCTATGGATTGCGGCCCAGAGACTAGGATCCCTCCCTAAGCCGGAGACCAGCTCACGAAAGGGGAAAGAAGCAAAAGGCTCAATTCTCTTACCAATCCGGCACCCCCTCTAGATAGCGGCCTCAATCGCCAATCTGGGGAATGGTGGCATCCGTTCCTTTAGCTTCCTACAAGGAAAGCCCGTTTCTACGTCCTCAAGGCGTGCAAAAACAAAAGAATTTGATTTTAAATGAATATTTCACTAGACTCCAAGCCTCTTCGCATCACTCTTCTTCTCTAGCCACGTAAGGAGTCTCGTCATGCTGGCGAAAAGAGGTTTCACCCTCGTCGAATTGCTGGTGGTCATCGCCATTATTGGTGTGCTGATCGCCTTGTTGTTACCAGCCGTTCAGCAGGCCAGGGAAGCGGCCCGTCGAATTAACTGCAATAACAACCTGAAGA is from Bremerella sp. JC817 and encodes:
- a CDS encoding S8 family serine peptidase; this encodes MKRGIKRQKRTRMQQIEALETRNLLTGDVAIDIPGTVTFADGVEQKSENEWTKFSTNLVSVVRQYNAQVTDPNYDGGDVTIDVRSTRVDGNTILIRAIAATTADAVIADLNELGATDTQSFGRIVSARITLDKIESLESVDSILSVAAVTTPTANAGLTTSQGDAVMQSDEVRASLGFDGTGISVGILSNSFDALGGMAGDIANDDLPANVTILKDVTDPADLVGSLPDEGRAMAQIVHDVAPGADILFYTAWESDLDFALGILALAAAGADIIVDDVGYANEPWFQDGIIAQAIDMVVAQGVSYFTAAGNSGTESYQAAYQPSVIIDDDLGELHDFDPGAGIDTRQSVTIPRGTYFALVLQWDQPFASAGGLGSQSDYDIYLLDDNDEVVASSVFANVGSDAIEFLEFDNDTGLTSFHIVISKFSGVDATMLKYNVWAADPGVTFNEYFTNSGTAVGHVTAKGAAAVGAAGFYDTPEFGTNPPVKQSYSSVGGVPTYYDTAGNRLSTFEIRMTPDFVGPDDGNNTFFAFDVVEDADSFPNFGGTSAAAPHVAAVAALMLQKNSSLTPENIYDILGATATDMATSGPDIQTGYGLVNALAAVNATPGTSSGGGDGGSSGSTDACGVALPEGTTSFAGAVGANFFASTHAILDGDQPGQLGYDYAILDYLRGKGTLAEIAKEDYSIAVVGNGLVNWSFSDGTTSATGYERTDFYNIDYFGIGDFEELLTHDLVIVLSGENAVTNGMTAVQMQYWADAESAITQAVNRLGLDLWVGASGGDDTYYEFLPSGTLASADFVNAAPPQNYMITAEGSMVGITDAMAEAAATGQYFTGYDSDLFRFEVRNDDEFISVGAQGIAFDNDQLVLASDVLGGVTSGILGTAFQDLNLNGVQDAGEAGIAGIRFFIDYNGDGQIGLCEPTATSDDLGRFVMRSAFSGEFQILPVPTAGYVVTTDTPITVTINPDGSAEASSEISFGVIAGTDSGDSGIGGTVPIADGAFLGDSPVVDDGVFFGNGIQIGTNTISITSSVEYSNTVLNAWIDLNKDGDFNDAGEQIFKNVHMQMGTHDYTFVIPSWVFDDSFLPEEARLAVDIRFRVGPTLNIAPDANDIFGEIEDYEIFISQDPDPGLYASNDIFEYEDDTAGQYFNVLANDSSYFNRTLTIVPGSVTNISPVLTPGLDITVSPDGTRILFDATGVIDLTEDITFQYTVQDTAGNTAIATVTLVTALDTSALPVNAVTSSSVATFFNSSGASPGDVNNDGILTGQDLASVIAELRTVGSRDLPEMGAATAGFKRFIDVNGDGRFNNADLIRLLSLMRQPITRTEGESYSDLASSTDSAIETMTESTSSSSTTSAVLTSSSSSKSSSASASNLVTIQPIVTDGSSSATGAILEGEGELSFEPSITDQTLAAFGEDQSDLLWSNDDGVDLLEEDSSDASDDLFADDEWQNELISL